TTAGCAACAAGAAAAATAATGGTAGGGGAAAAAGAAGTAAAACTCACACCCACCGAATATGAAATATTAAAAATTTTAGCACTAAATGCAGGGAAAGTTGTGACTCACAAGCAATTATTAAAAGAAGTATGGGGACCTATGTATGAAAATGAAGTTCACTATTTACGAATATATATTGCTCAAATCCGAAAAAAAATAGAAGCTGACCCATCAAGGCCTCGGCATTTAATTACAGAGCCTGGAGTGGGTTATAGATTAATATAATTTATAATTCTATACTCAACAAATACTCACCGGCTTCATCTGCTTCGCACACCACACAGCCATCGCCGTCTACAATTAAGCTGTGCCCAAGGCTTATCATATTAAGATGAGGTCCTACTGCATTTGCTAAAAACACAAAGTAACCATTTTCTACAGCTCTTGTTATAGGAATAGCTCTATTTTTGTCAATCTTCTACCTTGCCTCTTTGGGACTGTAAAAATGTGCAGCTAAGATAAACACACCACTGCATCCAGCTTCTTTATATTTTTTGAATATTTCATAGAAGTTTTGGTCTCTACAGATTGCAATGCCAAATCTTTTCTGCTTGAATTCAAATACAAGAGTCTCTTCGCCTTGCGAGAATATCTTCTTTTCAAGCTCAGTTGGATGAATCTTATCATATTTTAAACTTTCACCTGTTGGGAAAATTACTGTTGCTCTGTTTAAAAGCCTTTCTTCTTGCCTAAAAGGATGACCTATTATACTGCAGATAGAATATTCTTTGCACTTTTTTGATATTTGTTCTAAAAAATCCGAAATTATATGATTCAAATTTTGAGATTGCAAAAGTTCAATGTTATAACCTGTCAGCGCCATCTCAGGAAAACACACCAAATCCACTTGTTCGTCTTTTGCTTTATCCAAAAAATAAAGTATTTTACAGAAGTTGCTTTCTACCAGATCACAAATTTTCATCTGAACAACTCCGATCTTCAATTCTACCATCTCCTCAATATTTTTTCTGAAGACCAGCCACCAATTTCTATTTTGACTTTATGATATCATTTTTTCAACAGAAGAATCTATTGTCCATTTTAAACAACTGCCAAGTTGCTCAAAAAAGAATATTCTTCTTTTCATATTTCGCTACAATAGATATAATATAAAAGAATGGGAATAGTGAAAAGCCTTTTTAGAGAGAGGGTGCAAGAACTTGAAACCAGATCATGAAAAACTAATCATTGAAGGTGGAAATCCCCTTTTTGGAGAGGTTCAAATAAATGGTGCAAAAAATGCGGCAGTTGCTGTGATTCCTGCTGCCCTGATGGCAGAGGGAGAGAGTATAATTGAAAATCTCCCGCTGATTGAAGATGTGTTTGCTATGGATGACATCTTACTTAGACTTGGAGCAAAGATTGAGTATGACAATCATTCATTGAAGATAGATGCAAGCAATTTACAAAGTTATATAGCCCCATATGAAAGTGTTCGTAAAATAAGAGCTTCGTACTACTTGATTGGAGCGCTTCTTACCCGTTTTGGCAAGGCAGAGGTTGCAATGCCGGGCGGGTGCAATTTTGGTGCCCGTCCAATTGATCAGCATATAAAAGGTTTTAGAGCCCTTGGTGCTGATGTTAAAATTGAAAATGGTATGATAAAGGCATATGCAGAAGAACTTGTTGGAACTAAAATCTATTTAGATGTTGTGTCTGTTGGTGCCACAATTAATCTCATGCTTGCAGCTGTGAAGGCAAAGGGTACCACAATAATAGAAAATGCAGCAAAAGAGCCTCATGTTGTTGATGTTGCCAATTTCCTGAATGCTATGGGTGCAAAGATTAAAGGAGCAGGGACTGATGTCATTAGAATTGAAGGTGTGAAAGAGCTGCACCCTACAAGATACGCGATCATTCCCGATCAGATAGAAGCTGGTACATATATGATAGCTGCATGTGCAACAAAGGGACACATTAGAGTAAAAAACATAATCCCAAAACATTTAGAATCCCTGACTGCAAAGCTGCTTGAGATGGGTGCTGAGGTAAATGTATATGAAGACAGTATTGAAGTGAGGTGCAAAGAAAGACTGAGAGCTTCAAGTATAAAGACAATGCCATACCCTGGGTTTCCCACTGATCTTCAACCCCAGATGACAGTGCTTTTGAGCCTTTGCAGTGGAACAAGTGTTGTTACAGAAGGTGTGTGGGAAAACAGGTATCAGTATGTAGATGAGCTAAAAAAGATGGGGGCAAATATCAAAGTTGAAGGAAGAGTGGCGATTGTTGAAGGTGTTGAGAGTTTGCAGGGTGCAGAGGTTTCAGCAGTTGACCTTCGAGCTGGTGCTGCTTTGATTGTTGCGGGGCTTGCTGCAAAAGGAAGAACAGTGATATACAATACAAAAAATGTTGACAGGGGGTATGAGAATATAGATTATAAACTCAAACTTTTGGGTGCAAGAGTTTCAAGAGTTTAAAACAAAAGGGGAAAGATCATAATGTCTTATGAAATAATCTTTTGTCCGCTTTACAGTGGTAGCAGTGGCAATGTAATCTTAATTTCATACAAAGATACCACAATCTTGGTGGATGCGGGTGTGAGTTTTAGAAAGCTTACATGCGCTTTGAATAAAATTGGCTTTAACAAAAAAATTGATGCCATTTTACTATCCCACGACCATTCTGACCATGTTAAATGTGCAGGAGTGTATTTTAGAAAACTGAATGTACCAATTATAACAAACTACAAAACCTGGGAAGCTATAAAAAATTCCATTGGCAAGGTTGACGAAAGAAATGTACATTTGATTGAGACAGGTACAAGTTTTTCAATTGGGAACATTGGCATTGACACATTTTCAATTCCCCACGATGCAAAAGACCCGATGGGCTTTTGCTTCTATCTTGGTAGAAAAAAGATTTCAATATCAACCGATTTGGGGCACGTAAATGAGAATGTTGCTCAAAAGATTGATTTTTCTGATATTATCCTGCTTGAGGCAAACCATGATGTTGAGATGCTATTGACTGGTCCTTACCCTTATTATTTAAAGCAGAGGATAAAAAGCGATATTGGGCATTTGTCAAATGAGCAGGCAGCACAGATGATTTTAAAGCTAAACCTTGAAAAGACAAAGAGGATTTACTTGGGGCATCTGAGTGAGGAGAATAACCACCCTGATGTTGCGCTGATGACCGTAAAATCCATCTTAAAAGAAAAAGGCGTGTTTGAGAGTTTTGATTTTAGCTTAGATGTGGCACAAAGATATCAGCCATCTTTGTGCTCTGTATTATAAAAATAGTATACATATAAAGTTTTTAAATGGAGGGAGAGATAAAATTGAAATTAGCAATTGGGGCTGACCATGCAGGTTTTAGATTAAAAGAGGCTGTAAAGAAGCATCTTGACAAAAGAGGAATTGAGTACAAAGATTTTGGCACATATTCAGAAGAGTCTTGTGACTATCCAGACATTGCGAGGGATGTGGCAGTTGCAGTTAAAAAGGGCGAGTTTGACTTTGGGATTTTAATCTGTGGCACAGGCATTGGTATTTCTATTGCTGCAAATAAAATAAAAGGCATCAGAGCTGCCCTTTGCCATGACACATTCTCAGCAAAGGCAGCCCGTGCTCATAACAATGCAAACATCCTTGCAATGGGTGCAAGGGTTATTGGAGAAGGACTTGCATGTGAAATTGTTGATAGTTTTTTGTCAGCCCAATTTGAAGGTGGAAGGCACCAAAGAAGAGTTGACAAGATCCATGAAATTGAAAATGGTCAGGATTAAATAATAGTTTCCAAAATTAACAGAAAGGAGAAAGGTTTATGGTTGAGTACAAAAAGAATGTATATGTGTTTGACCATCCATTGATTCAGCACAAACTTACATTGATTCGTGACAAGAATACAGGTAGCAAAGAGTTCAGAGAGCTTGTGGAAGAAATAGCAATGCTAATGGCATATGAAGTGACAAGGAATCTGCCACTAAAAGAAGTCGAGATTGAAACACCTGTTGGAGTTGCTAAATGCAAGGTGATCTCAGGCAGAAAGCTTGCAATTGTCCCAATTTTGAGAGCTGGGCTTGGCATGGTTGACGGGCTTTTGAAACTCATTCCTGCAGCGAAGGTTGGGCATATTGGTCTTTACAGAGATCCACAGACCCTAAAACCTGTCGAGTATTATTGCAAGCTTCCGCAAGATGTGCATGAAAGAGACATAATTGTGCTTGATCCAATGCTTGCAACAGGCGGGTCTGCTTCTGCTGCGTTTGACTACATCAAAAGGTACAACCCACAGAGCCTAAAACTTATGTGCCTGATTGCAGCACCGGAGGGGATTGAAAGATTGACATCTGCCCATCCGGATGTTGAACTGTACTGTGCAGCAGTTGATGAGAAGCTAAACGACCATGGATACATTGTACCCGGACTTGGCGATGCAGGGGATAGACTCTTTGGTACAAAGTAAACAAACAGAAGTTGGAGGAAATACAATGAGACCTACCTGGGATGAGTACTTTATGCAGATTGTTGATATTGTAAAGGAAAGGTCAACGTGTTTGAGGCGAAAAGTGGGAGCACTAATTGTAAAGGACAAGAGGATTTTAGCAACAGGCTACAACGGTGCACCAAGTAACCTGCCTCACTGTGAAGAGGTAGGTTGCTTGAGAGAAAAGCTGAACGTCCCGTCAGGGCAGAGGCACGAGCTCTGTCGAGGACTTCATGCTGAGCAAAATGCGATAATCCAGGCTGCTAAAATGGGCGTAAATATCGACGGCAGCGTTATTTACACAACAACCTATCCATGTGTGATTTGTGCTAAAATGATAGTGAATGCTGGTATCAAAAAGGTGATTTACAAAGGCTCATATCCAGATGAGATGAGCCAAAAGATATTTGAAGAAGCTGGTATAGAAGTTGTAAAATTTGAGGAAAATGAAAAAAGGTGATGGAAAATGAGCAAGAAAAGTACGTTTATAATTTTAGCTGCTGGCGAAGGAAAGAGAATGAAATCTAAATATTCCAAGGTTGTCCAAAAGATTATGGGAAAGCCCATGATACTTTATATAATAGACGAGATTGAAAAAAACTTTGAAGATGGTAAGATTGTGGTTGTTGTAGGAAATAAAAAAGAGGATGTGTATAAGGTTTTAGAAGGAAGGAATGTAAAGTTTGCATATCAAGAAAAACAGCTTGGCACAGCACATGCTGTGATGTGTGCTATGGATTATGTCTCAGATGATTCGAAGGATGTATTTGTTTTATATGGTGATGCACCTTTTATAAAGGCTGATACTTTAAAGAGGCTTTCTCAAAAGAGAGAAGAGGAAGCTGCAGCACTTTGTCTTCTGACAGCTATTTTTGAAAATCCATACGGTTATGGTAGGATAATTGCAGATGAAAATGGCAATGTAATAAAGATTGTTGAAGAGAGGGACGCAACTGAAGAACAAAGAAAAATAAGGGAGATAAATCCCGGATTTTATTGCTTTGAAAAACACGAGCTTGTGAATGTTTTGAGCAAGATTGACAATAAAAATAGCCAGAATGAGTATTATCTAACAGATGCCATTGAGATACTAAACAGAAGTGGCAAAAAGGTTGTAAAAGTAACTGTAGAAGACAATTTTGAGGTTATGGGAATTAACTCAAGGTATGAGCTTTTTGTTGCTGAGCAGGAGTTAAAACTCAGGATAAATAAAGAACATCTCTCAAGAGGCGTGCAGATAATAGACATATATAATACCTATATTCATCCAGATGTTCAAATTGGAAAGGATACAGTAATTTATCCGGGTACGTTTATCCTTGGCAAAACTTCAATTGGGGAGGACTGTGTAATTGGTCCACAGTCTTACATTGTAGACTCAAAAATAGGAAATAACTGTCATATCCAGTTTTCTGTGATAGAAAATTCTGAAATAAGGGATAATGTCAAGATAGGACCATATGCGCACCTGAGACCAAACAGTTTCTTGGAAGAAGGGGTAAAGATTGGCAACTTTGTTGAGGTAAAAAATTCTAAACTTGGCAAGAACACAAAGTCAGCCCATCTTACATACATTGGGGATGCTGATATTGGCGAGAATGTGAATTTAGGCTGCGGAACAATATTTGTAAACTATGATGGATATAAAAAACACAGAACAGTTGTGGAGAACAATGCCTTTATAGGCTGCAATTCTAATCTCATTGCGCCAGTTAAAATTGGAGAAAATGCCTACGTTGCAGCAGGTTCTACAATAACAGAGGACGTGCCAGCAAATGCGCTTGCAATTGCGAGAGAGAGGCAGACAAATAAAGAGGGCTGGGTACTGAGACGAAAACAGATGTATGAAAGCAGGTAATTTTTTAAAGATGAAAAAATTTTAAAAATATTTTAAAGATGGATTATTTTTTTGTGTTATAATATAGATTGCGCATAAAAGATGTTTAAATTAACTTTTGTGCTGGGGGTAAAAAAAGTGATAACACATGGCAAAGAGATAAAGATATTTGCTGGAAATTCTAACAGAGAGTTAGCAGAAGAAATAGCCAAAAAGCTCAACAAAAAACTTGGCGATGCAGAAATAGGCAGGTTTTCAGACGGTGAGATTTCAGTTAAGATTAATGAAACTGTACGTGGGGCGGATGTGTTTGTTGTTCAGTCAACATGCCACCCTGTCAATGAGAATCTCATGGAACTTTTAATTATGATTGACGCTTTTAAAAGAGCCTCAGCTGGAAGGATAACAGCTGTCATTCCTTACTATGGATATGCAAGACAAGACAGAAAAGCCCGAGCTCGTGACCCAATTACTG
This Caldicellulosiruptor changbaiensis DNA region includes the following protein-coding sequences:
- a CDS encoding UDP-N-acetylglucosamine 1-carboxyvinyltransferase, whose product is MKPDHEKLIIEGGNPLFGEVQINGAKNAAVAVIPAALMAEGESIIENLPLIEDVFAMDDILLRLGAKIEYDNHSLKIDASNLQSYIAPYESVRKIRASYYLIGALLTRFGKAEVAMPGGCNFGARPIDQHIKGFRALGADVKIENGMIKAYAEELVGTKIYLDVVSVGATINLMLAAVKAKGTTIIENAAKEPHVVDVANFLNAMGAKIKGAGTDVIRIEGVKELHPTRYAIIPDQIEAGTYMIAACATKGHIRVKNIIPKHLESLTAKLLEMGAEVNVYEDSIEVRCKERLRASSIKTMPYPGFPTDLQPQMTVLLSLCSGTSVVTEGVWENRYQYVDELKKMGANIKVEGRVAIVEGVESLQGAEVSAVDLRAGAALIVAGLAAKGRTVIYNTKNVDRGYENIDYKLKLLGARVSRV
- the upp gene encoding uracil phosphoribosyltransferase, which gives rise to MVEYKKNVYVFDHPLIQHKLTLIRDKNTGSKEFRELVEEIAMLMAYEVTRNLPLKEVEIETPVGVAKCKVISGRKLAIVPILRAGLGMVDGLLKLIPAAKVGHIGLYRDPQTLKPVEYYCKLPQDVHERDIIVLDPMLATGGSASAAFDYIKRYNPQSLKLMCLIAAPEGIERLTSAHPDVELYCAAVDEKLNDHGYIVPGLGDAGDRLFGTK
- a CDS encoding deoxycytidylate deaminase, which translates into the protein MRPTWDEYFMQIVDIVKERSTCLRRKVGALIVKDKRILATGYNGAPSNLPHCEEVGCLREKLNVPSGQRHELCRGLHAEQNAIIQAAKMGVNIDGSVIYTTTYPCVICAKMIVNAGIKKVIYKGSYPDEMSQKIFEEAGIEVVKFEENEKR
- the rpiB gene encoding ribose 5-phosphate isomerase B encodes the protein MKLAIGADHAGFRLKEAVKKHLDKRGIEYKDFGTYSEESCDYPDIARDVAVAVKKGEFDFGILICGTGIGISIAANKIKGIRAALCHDTFSAKAARAHNNANILAMGARVIGEGLACEIVDSFLSAQFEGGRHQRRVDKIHEIENGQD
- a CDS encoding MBL fold metallo-hydrolase; this translates as MSYEIIFCPLYSGSSGNVILISYKDTTILVDAGVSFRKLTCALNKIGFNKKIDAILLSHDHSDHVKCAGVYFRKLNVPIITNYKTWEAIKNSIGKVDERNVHLIETGTSFSIGNIGIDTFSIPHDAKDPMGFCFYLGRKKISISTDLGHVNENVAQKIDFSDIILLEANHDVEMLLTGPYPYYLKQRIKSDIGHLSNEQAAQMILKLNLEKTKRIYLGHLSEENNHPDVALMTVKSILKEKGVFESFDFSLDVAQRYQPSLCSVL
- the glmU gene encoding bifunctional UDP-N-acetylglucosamine diphosphorylase/glucosamine-1-phosphate N-acetyltransferase GlmU, giving the protein MSKKSTFIILAAGEGKRMKSKYSKVVQKIMGKPMILYIIDEIEKNFEDGKIVVVVGNKKEDVYKVLEGRNVKFAYQEKQLGTAHAVMCAMDYVSDDSKDVFVLYGDAPFIKADTLKRLSQKREEEAAALCLLTAIFENPYGYGRIIADENGNVIKIVEERDATEEQRKIREINPGFYCFEKHELVNVLSKIDNKNSQNEYYLTDAIEILNRSGKKVVKVTVEDNFEVMGINSRYELFVAEQELKLRINKEHLSRGVQIIDIYNTYIHPDVQIGKDTVIYPGTFILGKTSIGEDCVIGPQSYIVDSKIGNNCHIQFSVIENSEIRDNVKIGPYAHLRPNSFLEEGVKIGNFVEVKNSKLGKNTKSAHLTYIGDADIGENVNLGCGTIFVNYDGYKKHRTVVENNAFIGCNSNLIAPVKIGENAYVAAGSTITEDVPANALAIARERQTNKEGWVLRRKQMYESR